One part of the Nymphalis io chromosome 22, ilAglIoxx1.1, whole genome shotgun sequence genome encodes these proteins:
- the LOC126777358 gene encoding malonate--CoA ligase ACSF3, mitochondrial isoform X1 — protein sequence METSLRSLRLINRLFRKPLGFPFYRRISNTAVQEDATSELLNNFNRDIEAGGVVPVFRRALLFPSRVALQDEVGTYTYAKLYQAATSLSKDIAAQLLGETERTICYMCSNDASHVVVQWAIWMTGNIAVPLTPLHPADMIKYFIMDSGSSLIICSEQFEKVIQPVAKELSKPLLITTQAKDQEKDVQNKTDLLSDVGHSNKWYGGTEAMLIYTSGTTSKPKGVVWTHSMLSAQIAALHAAWRYCAADVVLHTLPLHHIHGQLNSLNASLAAGARIRMLPSFVSHAVWSRLLGADKEDRVSVFHGVPAMYARLLADYDNMFQDPKTAEYVRTTLSSRMRLMCAGSAPLPETLFKKWEEISGIRLLERYGMSEVGMALSNPYRPAEARTVSCVGLPLPAVAARVAAVGTLRPLVSVEADAPDMQISLEKLGLTSTKDLEEDGQQNSKVTEHEPSDDGSYEGELLLKGPAVFTRYWNRAPNLNSPDFTPDGWFRTGDTASFSDGKFKILGRTSVDIIKSGGYKVSALQVESALLEHPSIQDAAVLGIEDDSYGEIVASVVVLKENTKLTLRELNDEAGKKLAPYQLPKTMLVVDVMPRNAMGKLDKKLIKKQFGDKLVLKKA from the exons ATGGAAACATCATTACGTTCATTACGTTTAATTAACCGGCTTTTTCGTAAACCACTTGGATTTCCATTCTACAGACGTATTTCCAACACAGCTGTGCAGGAGGATGCTACCTCGGAACTACTAAACAATTTTAACAGAGACATTGAAGCAG GAGGTGTAGTACCAGTATTCAGAAGGGCTTTACTATTCCCATCTCGAGTGGCACTACAGGATGAAGTCGGAACTTACACATATGCAAAATTGTATCAAGCGGCTACTTCTCTTAGCAAGGATATTGCTGCTCAATTAT TGGGTGAAACAGAGCGCACAATCTGCTATATGTGTAGCAATGATGCCTCACATGTCGTCGTACAATGGGCAATATGGATGACGGGCAATATAG CTGTCCCATTGACACCATTGCATCCAGCAGATATGATCAAATACTTCATAATGGATAGCGGTTCAAGCTTGATCATCTGTTCTGAACAGTTTGAGAAAGTTATCCAACCAGTCGCTAAAGAATTATCTAAGCCGCTACTCATCACGACACAGGCGAAGGACCAGGAGAAGGATGTTCAAAATAAGACTGATTTGTTGAGTGATGTCGGCCATTCCAATAAATGGTATGGTGGTACAGAAGCTATGCTGATTTATACTAGTG GAACAACGAGCAAGCCGAAGGGCGTGGTGTGGACGCACAGCATGCTGAGCGCGCAGATCGCGGCGCTGCACGCGGCGTGGCGGTACTGCGCCGCCGACGTCGTGCTGCACACGTTGCCGCTGCACCACATACACGGGCAGCTCAACTCGCTCAACGCCAGTCTGGCTGCCGGGGCCAG AATCCGCATGCTGCCGTCGTTCGTGTCGCACGCGGTGTGGTCGCGCCTGCTGGGCGCGGACAAGGAGGACCGGGTGTCCGTGTTCCACGGGGTGCCCGCCATGTACGCGCGTCTGCTCGCCGACTACGACAATATGTTCCAGGACCCCAAGACGGCAGAATACGTGCGCACAACGCTGTCCTCCCGGATGAGGCTCATGTGCGCCGGCTCCGCTCCCCTCCCCGAGACTTTGTTCAAGAAGTGGGAAGAA ATATCGGGAATAAGATTGCTCGAACGCTACGGCATGTCTGAAGTGGGAATGGCGCTCAGCAACCCGTACCGGCCGGCAGAGGCGCGCACGGTGTCGTGTGTGGGGCTCCCGCTGCCGGCCGTCGCGGCGCGAGTGGCCGCCGTCGGCACCCTGCGGCCCCTGGTCTCTGTGGAGGCCGACGCTCCGGACATGCAG ATTTCACTTGAAAAATTGGGATTGACGTCCACAAAGGATCTAGAGGAAGATGGTCAGCAAAACTCGAAAGTGACCGAACATGAGCCGAGTGATGACGGGTCGTACGAAGGGGAACTGTTGCTTAAAGGGCCCGCTGTATTTACTCG ATACTGGAACCGAGCACCGAACCTAAACTCGCCTGACTTCACACCGGACGGCTGGTTCCGCACCGGCGACACGGCTTCCTTCAGCGACGGCAAGTTCAAAATCCTCGGCCGGACCTCCGTCGACATCATCAAATCTGGCGGCTACAAGGTCAGTGCTCTCCAAGTGGAGTCGGCTCTGCTGGAACATCCCAGCATACAAGATGCTGCCGTGCTGGGCATCGAGGACGATAGCTATGGGGAAATCGTAGCGTCAGTCGTGGTTTTGAAGGAGAACACCAAGTTGACGCTCAGAGAGCTGAATGACGAAGCCGGGAAGAAGTTGGCTCCGTATCAGCTGCCGAAGACGATGCTGGTCGTGGACGTCATGCCGCGGAACGCGATGGGGAAGCTGGATAAGAAACTTATTAAGAAACAATTCGGTGATAAATTGGTTCTTAAGAAAGCTTAA
- the LOC126777358 gene encoding malonate--CoA ligase ACSF3, mitochondrial isoform X2 codes for MCSNDASHVVVQWAIWMTGNIAVPLTPLHPADMIKYFIMDSGSSLIICSEQFEKVIQPVAKELSKPLLITTQAKDQEKDVQNKTDLLSDVGHSNKWYGGTEAMLIYTSGTTSKPKGVVWTHSMLSAQIAALHAAWRYCAADVVLHTLPLHHIHGQLNSLNASLAAGARIRMLPSFVSHAVWSRLLGADKEDRVSVFHGVPAMYARLLADYDNMFQDPKTAEYVRTTLSSRMRLMCAGSAPLPETLFKKWEEISGIRLLERYGMSEVGMALSNPYRPAEARTVSCVGLPLPAVAARVAAVGTLRPLVSVEADAPDMQISLEKLGLTSTKDLEEDGQQNSKVTEHEPSDDGSYEGELLLKGPAVFTRYWNRAPNLNSPDFTPDGWFRTGDTASFSDGKFKILGRTSVDIIKSGGYKVSALQVESALLEHPSIQDAAVLGIEDDSYGEIVASVVVLKENTKLTLRELNDEAGKKLAPYQLPKTMLVVDVMPRNAMGKLDKKLIKKQFGDKLVLKKA; via the exons ATGTGTAGCAATGATGCCTCACATGTCGTCGTACAATGGGCAATATGGATGACGGGCAATATAG CTGTCCCATTGACACCATTGCATCCAGCAGATATGATCAAATACTTCATAATGGATAGCGGTTCAAGCTTGATCATCTGTTCTGAACAGTTTGAGAAAGTTATCCAACCAGTCGCTAAAGAATTATCTAAGCCGCTACTCATCACGACACAGGCGAAGGACCAGGAGAAGGATGTTCAAAATAAGACTGATTTGTTGAGTGATGTCGGCCATTCCAATAAATGGTATGGTGGTACAGAAGCTATGCTGATTTATACTAGTG GAACAACGAGCAAGCCGAAGGGCGTGGTGTGGACGCACAGCATGCTGAGCGCGCAGATCGCGGCGCTGCACGCGGCGTGGCGGTACTGCGCCGCCGACGTCGTGCTGCACACGTTGCCGCTGCACCACATACACGGGCAGCTCAACTCGCTCAACGCCAGTCTGGCTGCCGGGGCCAG AATCCGCATGCTGCCGTCGTTCGTGTCGCACGCGGTGTGGTCGCGCCTGCTGGGCGCGGACAAGGAGGACCGGGTGTCCGTGTTCCACGGGGTGCCCGCCATGTACGCGCGTCTGCTCGCCGACTACGACAATATGTTCCAGGACCCCAAGACGGCAGAATACGTGCGCACAACGCTGTCCTCCCGGATGAGGCTCATGTGCGCCGGCTCCGCTCCCCTCCCCGAGACTTTGTTCAAGAAGTGGGAAGAA ATATCGGGAATAAGATTGCTCGAACGCTACGGCATGTCTGAAGTGGGAATGGCGCTCAGCAACCCGTACCGGCCGGCAGAGGCGCGCACGGTGTCGTGTGTGGGGCTCCCGCTGCCGGCCGTCGCGGCGCGAGTGGCCGCCGTCGGCACCCTGCGGCCCCTGGTCTCTGTGGAGGCCGACGCTCCGGACATGCAG ATTTCACTTGAAAAATTGGGATTGACGTCCACAAAGGATCTAGAGGAAGATGGTCAGCAAAACTCGAAAGTGACCGAACATGAGCCGAGTGATGACGGGTCGTACGAAGGGGAACTGTTGCTTAAAGGGCCCGCTGTATTTACTCG ATACTGGAACCGAGCACCGAACCTAAACTCGCCTGACTTCACACCGGACGGCTGGTTCCGCACCGGCGACACGGCTTCCTTCAGCGACGGCAAGTTCAAAATCCTCGGCCGGACCTCCGTCGACATCATCAAATCTGGCGGCTACAAGGTCAGTGCTCTCCAAGTGGAGTCGGCTCTGCTGGAACATCCCAGCATACAAGATGCTGCCGTGCTGGGCATCGAGGACGATAGCTATGGGGAAATCGTAGCGTCAGTCGTGGTTTTGAAGGAGAACACCAAGTTGACGCTCAGAGAGCTGAATGACGAAGCCGGGAAGAAGTTGGCTCCGTATCAGCTGCCGAAGACGATGCTGGTCGTGGACGTCATGCCGCGGAACGCGATGGGGAAGCTGGATAAGAAACTTATTAAGAAACAATTCGGTGATAAATTGGTTCTTAAGAAAGCTTAA